Proteins found in one Salminus brasiliensis chromosome 13, fSalBra1.hap2, whole genome shotgun sequence genomic segment:
- the fan1 gene encoding fanconi-associated nuclease 1, with protein MDSGAGRSQSKDQARPFKRLSLAKKDGQKGKTKENAITKKGPSITSFFKNTPPSKLACPLCGKLIPRFKINEHIDSQCQDFLEENDLEASAASPNKQEKATRHLSKDVLWSPKKEENEDASIQGKDQNIKTSPYFKKNCTARQESPKANCQAKVVKTVSLGSLSSKLSRRALKFSENPKVENTEATADAESNGSSQRENCDENRISIKSAQTLHSEVAEESKDKAEKTVPNVEPLKTAAVFKLMKRKKEETPDTPAALNVQKKQKSVRNSRNNKAFPMFSRSRTSQISALLPDVKKARLVDEDRDEPMEPAGSKDLPSESSMNHSGSHRQPYYLQNFLTVLEAVLENKDDLVLFNEEDLSSVHNFKQLSVPGQMLYVRLFQRKLKWLQVSKLDYSEISSDLKPVVQELVCVGLLQTESELEDIQEVLDLLPAPELRSLAKTFHLGGPGNSTQKQQLIEGLLRLAKQRSLFARSPGRSHTGAVILKRAKQLAGSCVRLHRGPRAVFSRVLLLFSLTDTLEEEEMAAGGQGQLYTILLVNSGRLAFPAYTVQRSAQVFRDRDDLIRYEAAMRSLQEVIAAMQTGYWEDALVLYTTAKATWQDLKQTCDLSWQEELPVFLRCFTVGWTYIRILSRGVEILQRLRRYEDAVEELRSLLSQSVFCPDSRGRWWDRLALNLQQHLKQHEQAICAIRDGLKDPLVRTGHRLSLHQRADRMKESASFKKHRLLLRDIPCLNVKDVTHVTIRGQLFPHEGGMGKSVFLRPAAGDEGSEDGDNAMVICSVEELALAHYRKLGFDQGIHGEGSTFSTLFGLLMWDIVFMEGIPDVFRTPYQTCPLDLHTDSFYGNRREAIEARAKLLCDASTETLHELVAEAWNSQEGRVCALVNWERFSSLLQAQSLVACLGGEFLSGVVLRMAKDYRHSRAGLPDLVVWNTSTKSYKLVEVKGPNDRLSQKQLLWLEELKNLGADVEVCHVTATGARGAQLD; from the exons ATGGATTCCGGGGCTGGTAGGAGTCAATCCAAAGACCAGGCGCGGCCCTTCAAGAGACTTTCCCTGGCAAAAAAAGATGGTCAGAAaggcaaaacaaaagagaatGCCATTACTAAAAAAGGGCCTTCTATTACTTCATTTTTCAAGaacacaccaccatccaaactGGCCTGCCCACTATGTGGCAAGCTCATTCCTCGCTTTAAAATTAACGAACACATTGACTCTCAGTGTCAGGACTTTCTTGAGGAAAATGACCTAGAAGCTTCAGCAGCCAGCCCAAATAAACAAGAGAAAGCAACCCGGCACCTTTCAAAGGATGTTCTTTGGAGTCCGAAGAAGGAGGAGAATGAAGATGCAAGCATACAGGGAAAGGATCAGAATATAAAAACAAGCCCCTATTTTAAGAAGAATTGCACAGCAAGGCAAGAGTCACCTAAAGCAAACTGCCAAGCTAAAGTGGTCAAGACAGTCAGTCTTGGTAGCTTGTCTTCAAAACTCTCCAGAAGAGCACTGAAGTTTTCAGAGAATCCAAAAGTTGAGAATACTGAAGCAACTGCTGATGCAGAGTCTAACGGTAGttcacagagagagaactgTGATGAGAATAGAATAAGTATTAAATCAGCACAGACTTTACATTCTGAAGTAGCTGAAGAAAGCAAAGACAAAGCTGAGAAGACTGTGCCAAATGTGGAGCCACTGAAAACTGCTGCTGTATTTAaattaatgaagaggaagaaagaggagaCACCTGACACGCCTGCAGCCTTAAATGTGCAGAAGAAACAGAAATCTGTTCGGAATAGCCGTAATAACAAAGCATTTCCTATGTTTAGTCGAAGTCGGACATCACAAATCAGTGCTTTGTTGCCAGATGTCAAAAAAGCTAGACTTGTGGATGAAGACAGAGATGAGCCTATGGAACCAGCTGGAAGCAAAGATCTTCCTAGCGAGAGCTCTATGAACCATAGTGGTTCACACAGACAACCATATTACCTTCAGAACTTCCTGACTGTTCTGGAAGCAGTGTTGGAGAACAAGGATGATCTGGTGCTCTTTAACGAGGAGGAcctctcatctgtccacaattTCAAGCAGCTGTCAG TGCCTGGACAGATGCTGTATGTGCGTCTGTTCCAGAGGAAGTTGAAATGGCTGCAAGTCAGCAAACTGGATTATTCAGAGATCAGCTCAGACCTTAAACCTGTTGTGCAGGAGCTTGTCTGTGTTGGCCTCCTACAAACag AGTCAGAACTCGAGGACATCCAAGAAGTTCTTGATCTTTTACCAGCTCCAGAGCTCAGAAGTCTGGCCAAAACTTTCCACCTAGGAGGTCCCGGGAACAGCACTCAGAAACAGCAACTGATAGAAGGACTTCTCCGTTTGGCCAAACAACGCTCACTCTTTGCCCGTTCACCTGGTCGAAGCCACACTGGTGCTGTCATTCTCAAGAG GGCAAAGCAGCTAGCAGGCTCCTGTGTCCGTCTGCACCGGGGCCCTCGTGCAGTGTTCTCCCGCGTCCTGCTCCTCTTCTCCCTTACGGACACGCtggaagaggaggagatggcTGCTGGAGGTCAGGGCCAGCTCTACACCATTCTACTGGTGAACTCTGGGCGCTTGGCTTTCCCAGCATACACTGTGCAGCGCTCTGCTCAGGTTTTTCGGGACCGGGATGACCTAATTAG ATATGAGGCTGCTATGCGATCCCTTCAAGAAGTGATTGCAGCAATGCAGACTGGCTACTGGGAGGACGCATTGGTGCTCTACACCACTGCAAAGGCTACCTGGCAAGATCTCAAGCAAACATGTGACTTAAG TTGGCAGGAGGAGCTTCCAGTGTTCCTGCGCTGTTTCACTGTGGGCTGGACATACATACGGATTCTATCTCGTGGAGTTGAGATACTTCAGAGGCTGCGTCGCTATGAG GATGCAGTGGAGGAGCTCCGTTCTCTTCTTTCTCAGTCAGTGTTCTGTCCGGACAGTAGAGGGCGCTGGTGGGACAGGCTGGCTCTCAATCTGCAGCAGCACCTTAAACAGCATGAGCAG GCAATCTGTGCTATCCGGGATGGACTGAAGGACCCACTTGTCCGGACAGGTCACCGTTTGTCACTACACCAGAGAGCTGACAGAATGAAGGAGTCTGCAAGTTTTAAGAAACATCGCCTGCTGCTCCGTGACATACCTTGTTTAAATGTGAAGGATGTAACTCAT GTGACTATTCGAGGGCAGTTGTTTCCCCATGAAGGTGGTATGGGAAAGTCTGTGTTTCTCAGACCAGCTGCTGGGGATGAAGGCTCTGAGGATGGAGATAATGCCATGGTCATATGCTCTGTAGAGGAGCTGGCACTGGCGCACTACAGAAAGCTTGGCTTTGATCAAG GCATTCATGGTGAAGGCTCTACATTCTCCACTCTGTTTGGTCTCCTAATGTGGGACATCGTCTTCATGGAAGGGATTCCTGATGTCTTCCGAACCCCTTATCAG ACATGTCCTCTGGACTTGCACACCGACTCTTTCTATGGGAATCGGCGGGAGGCTATCGAGGCTCGGGCAAAGCTGTTGTGTGATGCGTCCACAGAAACGCTGCATGAGCTAGTGGCTGAAGCATGGAACTCTCAAGAGGGAAGAGTTTGTGCATTAGTAAACTGGGAACGATTTTCATCTCTTCTGCAAGCTCAG AGTTTGGTGGCGTGTCTGGGAGGTGAATTTTTAAGTGGAGTGGTCCTAAGAATGGCAAAGGACTACAGACACAGCAGAGCAGGGCTTCCAGACCTGGTAGTTTGGAACACCTCCACCAAGAGCTATAAG TTGGTGGAGGTGAAGGGCCCCAATGACCGTCTATCACAGAAGCAGCTGCTTTGGCTGGAAGAGCTAAAGAATCTAGGGGCTGATGTGGAGGTGTGTCATGTTACCGCAACTGGAGCTCGTGGAGCACAATTGGATTAA